In the genome of Campylobacter helveticus, the window GTTTTAAATTCAAGCTCTTTTGCTAACATCAAAGACATATGTGCCACACTTAAAGCAGAATTGATAAGACCAAAAGGTCTTAAATCAACATACCTTGCAAAATCGAGGTATTTAGGGATGAGCATAAATTTCTTATTTCTTCTCTCTAAATACTCTATGGCTTTTGGATGCACTAAAGAAGCAAGTAAAAAGGTCGTTTTGTCATCTTTTGTGCCAAAGTCGTGCTTAAAAAATTCTGCTGTAAAATCTGTGCGTTCTACCATACACACATAATCAGGAATGATGTCATTTTGTATTAAGATAGGGTAAGCTGAGTCCGCCGCAAAAATGACGACCTTATCTTGGAATTCTTTTAAAAGGGGGAGTTGTTTTGCTAGGCTTGGACCGGTGCTTACTATCACGCAGGATTTAAATTGGGCTTTTCTTTTTGCTTTTAATTCTTTTAAACTAGGGCGTTTTATCATCGTGTCTAAATTATAAACAAATTGCCTTATGCCTTGCAAAGCGTCTTTTGGGTCGTTTCCTTGCTTTAAAATTTCTTTTTTAAAACCCTCCATTAAAAAGGAATTTAGGGCTAAAATTTCTTTTTGCTCTGTCGCATAAAAATCACTCATAAGCTCTAAAAAATAAGTCCTAGAATAAGCCAAAAAAGGCTGAGTGCCACAAAGATACTCCATTTGGCTCACTTCATTAAAAATCAAAAGCCTTTTTTGTGCTAAAGCCGTGCTTAAATCAATGCTTGATAAAACAACATAAAGCAAAGCCAAATTCTTTTCATAAACCACTAAATGGCAATGGTTAGGATTTTTAAGTAAAATCTGCAACATAAAAGCATTTGAAATCCCATAAAAATAAAGCATAGGATAAAGGGGGTATTTTTCTTTAAATTCTTTTAGCCTTTCCTCAAATTCCTCATAATCAAACACTGCCCCCCCCCCAACTGCAATGAAATTTTTATAAAACACTCTTTCGTTTTTTGCGTATTCTTCGGTGATTTTAAAGGCGTTTTTACTCTTTTCATCAAGGTTTAAAAGTGCGTTTTGTAAAGAGGGGCTAAGGTGAGCTAAATTTCTTTCAAAAATAGACATCAAAGCCCCCAGCCATCAGCCACGACTAGAGTCTGCCCTGTGATAAATTTAGCCTTGTCGCTTAGTAAAAAAGCTATCGTTCCGCACACATCACTAGCTTCAAGCATACCCTTACTTGCACAGCAATTCCTATACGCTTTTAAAAAGCTTTCAGGCTGATTATCTAAAATCCCCCCACTCGCCAAAGTATTCACGCGTATGTTTGTGTTAAAAAGCTCTTTAGCCATCCACGCGCCTAAGTGATTAATCCCGGCCTTTATCACGCTATACTCTAGGCTACTTTGCATAGAAGTGCCTGCGTAATTTTCAAATTTCGGCGCATACACGCCCATAATGGAGCTAAGATTGATGATATTTCCAAAGCCTTGCTGTTTAAAAAATTTCGCAAAGGCATTTGCAGCTAAAATAAAACCACCCAAATGTAAATTTAAACTCTCACAAATTTGCTCAAAACTTGCTTCATAATAATCAATCTTGCCCCAGTCTTTTCCGCAAGGATAGCTAGAATTGACAAAGCCATCAATTTTGCCAAAACGCTCTTTTGCCTTATTTATCGCTTCTTCTAGGCTTTCTTTTTTTGTGATGTCAAGCCTCACGCTTAAAACTTCGCCTTTTAAATCCTCACTGAGTTTAGCCAAATTCGCCTCGTTAATGTCTGCGATAATGATTTTAGCGTTTTGACTTAAAAGCTCAGTGCTTAAAGCCCTGCCTATACGCCCACAAGCACCCGCTATAAAAATGACCTTACCCTCTAGCATTTAACTTCCTTTCTTTTAGTAAAAATTCTACTATCTTAAAATCTAGCTCACTATCGATGTCAAAAGCACTTTCCTCACTCATCACATAAAGCGCCGTTTTTTCACCAAACACATCATCGCGTTTTAAAAGCCGCTCTCTATCAAAGATATAAATACTCGCGTTCATATCATAGCACTTAGGCGCTTCTTGACGGCACACAAAGGTGCAGGGCTTGGAGGTGTTAAAGCCTCCCTCTTTTTGCTCTTCGATTAAATTAAAATAAGGATTACGCCTAGCGGGGACGGCGGTGATGAGATTTTCAAAATCCCCACTTTTAAAAAGCGTGTAAGCTTTTTTTATGTCTTCACTCGTGCGAAGGGGGGCGGTGGCATCTAGGTCGATGAGGGTGTGAAATTTTTGCCCAAAATGCGCCTCACTTCTTAAAAGTGTGTCTCTAATCGCTGGCACTTTTGCCGCACTATCACTTGCCATTTGTGCGTCTCTTTTAAAAAAAACCTCACCGCCGTGTTTTTGTGCAACTGCGGCTATCTCATCGCTATCTGTGCTTATCACAATATGCTTAAAAAGCCCACTTTCACGCGCTTGGATAATGCTATAAGCAATGAGTTCAAGCCCATCGATTTTACGAATATTTTTATTTTTCACGCCCTTACTTCCGCCACGGGCGCAAACCGTGCAAAGTATCATTTTCTCACCTTATCGCAAATTTTTAAAAGTTTTTTTGCCTCTTTTAAAGTGCAAAGATTTTTATCTTTTTTTAAAACAGCCTCTTGAAGTTTTGCTAAAAGGCTAATGGTATCACTTTCGTAACTTAAAATTTCCTCTTCATTTTCTTTAAAAATGTGAATTCTAGCCGCTCTTAAATCCACTCTAAAGCTTTGTTTTGGCGTGTGGATAGTAATTTCTCTTCTTTCAAATTTAGAAAAATAATTCAGCCTTATATGCACCTTTAAACCTTTTTTTTCTAAGGCTAAAAAGGCAAAATCATCGCTTTTGATCTCAAGCTCACTTATTTTGGCATTTTGAGAAAAACAAAGCTTTAAATCCCCAAATAAAAACAAAGCCAAGTCTATTTCGTGCGATAAATCAAGCAGCACACCCCCACCAAGCTCTTTTTTGGCACTATAATTTTGCCTATAATCCACCGCCCTCCATTTAGGCAGATAAGAATCGCACTCCAAACTTGCAAAATAAGGCTTATCCCCCCTCAAAAGCTCTTTTAGCGTTAAAATCACAAGGTGAAAACGCAAAAGATAGGCGATGAAAATGTGGTTTCTCCCACTTTCTTTAAAAGGATAGGATTTTTCAAATAGCGGTTTTTCCACTAAAATGCTTTTATTTTTAAGCGTTTTATCTAAAAACTGAAGTGTTTTTAAATGCTTTGTTGTGATATTTGCGATGATAAAAAGCTCAAATTCATCTAAGTGGGGCTTTTTTAAAGAGCGATAAATTTCAAAGACTCCAAATTTCTCAAAAAGACTCTCACTCGCACTTTTTGACACCACGCTTACCTCAAATCCAAGCGTTTTAAGGGCTAAAAAATGCTTTTTGCCTATGCTTCCAAAGCCTATGATTAAAGCTTTTTTATTCTTTAATTTCATCATTTGCCCTTTTAAATTCTTCCAGTCTGCCTATATCAATCCAATAATCCTCAACTAAAAAGGTATTCACCCTACCCTTTTGCATCACCTTTTCTATAAGTTCTGGCATATCAAGATAGCTATTTTTCTCTAAAAGCTCTAAAATTTGTGGCTCACACACATAAATTCCCGCACTCACTAAAAAGCTTTGCGTTGGCTTTTCCTCGATGTGTGTGATGAAGCCATTTTTTTCCTTAATCACCCCATAAGGCACTTGTTGGTGAAATTCCCTTACGCAAACACTCATTAAAGCCTTGCTTTTTTGATGAGCTTTTAAAAGCTCGTTAAAATCAAGCTCGGTTAAAATGTCCGCATTCATCACAATAAAGCTTTCTTTAAATTTTTGCTTTATGAGGCTTAAAGCCCCCGCAGTGCCTAGCTTTTTCCGCTCTTTAACATAAGAAATTTTAACATCAAATTCCTCGCCCTTTTTAAAATAATCCTCAATGATTTGCTTTTTATAATTCACACAAAAGATAAAATTTTCAAAGCCTTGCGTATGGAGTCTTTGAACGATATTTTCTAAAATAGGCTTTTTACCAACCTTTAGCATAGGTTTTGGCGTTTCTTTAGTCAGCTCTTTTAAGCGTGATCCAAGCCCACCTGCCATTAAGATGACATAAAAGGGGAGTTTTTTCGTGCTTAAAAGCGAAGAAATAGAGCGGATAGAAACGACCTCGCCCTTTTTATTTAAAACAGGAAAATCATAAATATCAGTTTTTGCACTTAATTCTAAAAGTTTTGCTTTGCTTGTATTTTCGGCTATGGTAATGGGGTTTTTGGTATAAATTTCTTTAATTTTGCTTTTTAAATTTTTACCATTTATCAAAGCTTTTCTAATGTTAGAATCTGAGATAATGCCCAAAAATTTCCCATCTTCACCCACAACAATGCCAAGCCTTACCCTTTCTCGTCCTATAATCTCAAGTGCTTTTTCTATGCTGGAATTTACACTTAGCTTTAAACTCTCTATATTCATTTTCTATCCACAAAATCTTTTTGTAAAATTGTAGCTAAATTTGTGTTTTTAATCACATCTTTTATAAAAATCGATGGACTTTTTTTACTTTCAAAAGGGTTTTTAAAATGCTTCATTTTTTCTTTAAATTCCTTACTTTCAAGCCTTTTAAAAGCCTTTTTTAAATCTTTCATCTTACAATCAATGATATTATCCCCCCTAATTCTTCCTTTTTGCCTATCGCCTATATTAATGCAAGGGGTTTTAAAAAAGCCACTTTCACAAATTCCACTTGAACTATTTCCCACCACTGCTTTTGCGTGTTTTAAGGCACTTAGATACTTAAGCGCCCCAAGATTATCAAAAAGCTTTGCTTTATGAGAGTTTTTAAGGCAGTAATTTTCTAGGGCTTGATTGATTAAAAGTCCGTTTTCATCGGCATTTGCCTTAGTAAAAATAAGTGTAATATCTTTAAGTGTATCTAAAAAATCAAGTAAAATTTGCACTTCTTTTTTTGTATTTTGCAAATTTAGCGTTTCGCTGTGATAAGTGATGAGTAAGAAATTTTTAAGGCTTAAACCAAGCTCACTTTCGAGCTCTTTTTTGCTTAAAAGCTTTAATTTTTTGACATTTTCCCCTGCTAAGGAGCCGACATTAAAAATACGCCCCTCCTCCTCGCCAAGCTGCATAAGCCTTTTTTTATAAGCTTTGGTGCTGACAAAATGAAGACTAGCCATTTTAGAAATGCTATGCCTAATGCTGTCATCCATAGCACCTAAAGTAAGCTCCCCACCGCAAAGATGAATAATGGGGATATGCATCATCAAAGCCGCACTTGCAACGCCTAACATTTCATATCTATCCCCTAAAATAACCACCGCATCAGGTTTTAATGTCTCAAAAGCCTCCGCAAAAGCACTCACCGCCACCGCCAAACTTTTCGCAAGGCTTAAGCTACCATCATTATCTTGTAAAATAGGAATTTTTTTAGTGATAGTGAAGTCTTTTTCTATCTCTTTAAAAGTGTAACCAAAATTTTCGCTCAAATGCGCCCCCGTTACCAAAAGCAAAAGCTCACATTTTTCATCTTTCTCAAGCTCTTTTGCCAAATTCCATAGTAAATACCACTCCGCCCTAGTCGCACTCACGAGGGCTATTTTTTTCTTACTCACGGATAAGCTCATCTTTTTTGTAAGTTTTTAAGGCTCTTTTTCCCAAATACTCCTCATACCGCATCGCACTAATGCCACTTCCTGGGCGTTTTGTCGTTAAATTTTGTTCGCTAAATTTCTCGCCTTTTTGAATTTCACGCTTTGCTACTAAACTTTTTCTAGCGATGATAATATTTTTCGCCTCGCTTTTACTTGCCTTTTTTATCCCATTTCCTAAGGCTTTTTCAAGCGTCCTTATACCCTCACAAAGCTCTTTTAGCTCACTAGGCTCTAAACTTGCCTTGTGGTCGGG includes:
- a CDS encoding motility associated factor glycosyltransferase family protein, yielding MSIFERNLAHLSPSLQNALLNLDEKSKNAFKITEEYAKNERVFYKNFIAVGGGAVFDYEEFEERLKEFKEKYPLYPMLYFYGISNAFMLQILLKNPNHCHLVVYEKNLALLYVVLSSIDLSTALAQKRLLIFNEVSQMEYLCGTQPFLAYSRTYFLELMSDFYATEQKEILALNSFLMEGFKKEILKQGNDPKDALQGIRQFVYNLDTMIKRPSLKELKAKRKAQFKSCVIVSTGPSLAKQLPLLKEFQDKVVIFAADSAYPILIQNDIIPDYVCMVERTDFTAEFFKHDFGTKDDKTTFLLASLVHPKAIEYLERRNKKFMLIPKYLDFARYVDLRPFGLINSALSVAHMSLMLAKELEFKTIVFIGQDLAFNDLGHSHSKDYQHSVNFESEAYEKIEIPAYGGKGFVKSHFMWIFFKQILESLVKDMTSIKIYNATQGGARIEGLIEKPFMECCEEFFTEEKGDLATLKPFDEKKQDELRLKAYARVSKVMKECVRIKEFLENSHKDLEEQFLSLNTLELEEALLKEKECLQKIDKFREAIFEAIFEAIFEAIFEAIQPFFVHFNVNLNKILVLNPLSKEDLFNKNALVIKEHLDFMQSIFGFIHAELQTLEFAIIPLENTLKARNLSKYQERLKR
- the ptmA gene encoding flagellin modification protein PtmA, producing MLEGKVIFIAGACGRIGRALSTELLSQNAKIIIADINEANLAKLSEDLKGEVLSVRLDITKKESLEEAINKAKERFGKIDGFVNSSYPCGKDWGKIDYYEASFEQICESLNLHLGGFILAANAFAKFFKQQGFGNIINLSSIMGVYAPKFENYAGTSMQSSLEYSVIKAGINHLGAWMAKELFNTNIRVNTLASGGILDNQPESFLKAYRNCCASKGMLEASDVCGTIAFLLSDKAKFITGQTLVVADGWGL
- a CDS encoding acylneuraminate cytidylyltransferase family protein, with product MILCTVCARGGSKGVKNKNIRKIDGLELIAYSIIQARESGLFKHIVISTDSDEIAAVAQKHGGEVFFKRDAQMASDSAAKVPAIRDTLLRSEAHFGQKFHTLIDLDATAPLRTSEDIKKAYTLFKSGDFENLITAVPARRNPYFNLIEEQKEGGFNTSKPCTFVCRQEAPKCYDMNASIYIFDRERLLKRDDVFGEKTALYVMSEESAFDIDSELDFKIVEFLLKERKLNARG
- a CDS encoding Gfo/Idh/MocA family protein — translated: MMKLKNKKALIIGFGSIGKKHFLALKTLGFEVSVVSKSASESLFEKFGVFEIYRSLKKPHLDEFELFIIANITTKHLKTLQFLDKTLKNKSILVEKPLFEKSYPFKESGRNHIFIAYLLRFHLVILTLKELLRGDKPYFASLECDSYLPKWRAVDYRQNYSAKKELGGGVLLDLSHEIDLALFLFGDLKLCFSQNAKISELEIKSDDFAFLALEKKGLKVHIRLNYFSKFERREITIHTPKQSFRVDLRAARIHIFKENEEEILSYESDTISLLAKLQEAVLKKDKNLCTLKEAKKLLKICDKVRK
- a CDS encoding nucleotidyltransferase family protein; translation: MNIESLKLSVNSSIEKALEIIGRERVRLGIVVGEDGKFLGIISDSNIRKALINGKNLKSKIKEIYTKNPITIAENTSKAKLLELSAKTDIYDFPVLNKKGEVVSIRSISSLLSTKKLPFYVILMAGGLGSRLKELTKETPKPMLKVGKKPILENIVQRLHTQGFENFIFCVNYKKQIIEDYFKKGEEFDVKISYVKERKKLGTAGALSLIKQKFKESFIVMNADILTELDFNELLKAHQKSKALMSVCVREFHQQVPYGVIKEKNGFITHIEEKPTQSFLVSAGIYVCEPQILELLEKNSYLDMPELIEKVMQKGRVNTFLVEDYWIDIGRLEEFKRANDEIKE
- the neuC gene encoding UDP-N-acetylglucosamine 2-epimerase; translated protein: MSKKKIALVSATRAEWYLLWNLAKELEKDEKCELLLLVTGAHLSENFGYTFKEIEKDFTITKKIPILQDNDGSLSLAKSLAVAVSAFAEAFETLKPDAVVILGDRYEMLGVASAALMMHIPIIHLCGGELTLGAMDDSIRHSISKMASLHFVSTKAYKKRLMQLGEEEGRIFNVGSLAGENVKKLKLLSKKELESELGLSLKNFLLITYHSETLNLQNTKKEVQILLDFLDTLKDITLIFTKANADENGLLINQALENYCLKNSHKAKLFDNLGALKYLSALKHAKAVVGNSSSGICESGFFKTPCINIGDRQKGRIRGDNIIDCKMKDLKKAFKRLESKEFKEKMKHFKNPFESKKSPSIFIKDVIKNTNLATILQKDFVDRK